One Sodalinema gerasimenkoae IPPAS B-353 DNA segment encodes these proteins:
- a CDS encoding helix-turn-helix domain-containing protein, with protein sequence MPSQDSHSSNSANRGSPRNTAANLDRRLGEIEQQLLQSPAYQMALNGLKEMFGDAGYAAQMLMHEVSREAIALALRETSLTTALPSGPPISQPISQSPPEPSEAERAARNRYLYRLGKYLRAQRCRRHLSLVQLHHRTRIPINHLHALESGHISHYPQSPAYLRGSLHLWATALGLNADSIIAKLPITPSRPPLPPPPPPQPRPVPPPTVLVQEPLDCPWWWRSLACGTPLLATLGLALWFANLPPASQHPPQLPEADSGARRPQTPPSSREVWSESDREAYGNRNRPQVIPPESLLQRRD encoded by the coding sequence TCATCTAACTCTGCGAACAGGGGTTCCCCGAGGAATACCGCGGCTAATCTCGATCGCCGTCTGGGGGAGATTGAACAACAACTGTTGCAATCCCCTGCCTATCAAATGGCCTTAAATGGCTTAAAGGAAATGTTTGGCGATGCTGGGTATGCGGCCCAGATGCTCATGCACGAGGTGAGTCGGGAGGCGATCGCCCTGGCCCTGAGAGAGACAAGTCTAACCACGGCGTTACCCTCGGGCCCACCCATTTCTCAACCTATTTCTCAGTCTCCCCCTGAACCGAGTGAGGCGGAACGGGCGGCGAGGAATCGCTATCTCTACCGATTGGGGAAATATCTACGGGCCCAACGGTGTCGACGCCATCTGTCGTTGGTGCAACTGCATCACCGGACTCGGATTCCCATTAATCATCTACATGCCCTGGAATCGGGTCATATTTCCCATTATCCTCAAAGTCCTGCCTATTTAAGAGGATCGCTACATCTTTGGGCGACGGCCTTAGGATTGAATGCCGATTCCATCATCGCCAAGCTTCCCATCACGCCATCTCGGCCACCCCTACCGCCACCCCCACCGCCTCAGCCTCGTCCGGTTCCTCCGCCGACGGTTTTGGTTCAGGAACCGTTGGACTGTCCCTGGTGGTGGCGATCGCTGGCCTGTGGAACGCCGCTACTGGCAACTCTCGGGTTGGCGTTATGGTTTGCTAATCTCCCCCCTGCATCCCAACATCCTCCACAACTCCCGGAAGCCGATTCTGGGGCCCGTCGCCCTCAAACTCCCCCATCATCTCGTGAGGTATGGTCCGAGAGCGATCGCGAAGCGTACGGAAACCGCAATCGCCCCCAGGTGATTCCCCCTGAATCTCTCCTGCAACGCCGAGATTAG